From one Nocardioides scoriae genomic stretch:
- a CDS encoding Lrp/AsnC family transcriptional regulator — MITAIVFVKADVARIPEVAQAIAALDGVSEVYSVTGQIDLITLVRVAHHDDVAGVVADSLNKIPGVQETETHIAFRTYSKHDLEAAFSLGLD, encoded by the coding sequence ATGATCACCGCCATCGTGTTTGTCAAGGCCGACGTCGCCCGCATCCCCGAGGTCGCCCAGGCCATCGCCGCCCTCGACGGCGTGAGCGAGGTCTACAGCGTCACCGGCCAGATCGACCTGATCACGCTGGTCCGCGTGGCCCACCACGACGACGTGGCGGGGGTGGTCGCCGACTCGCTCAACAAGATCCCGGGCGTGCAGGAGACCGAGACCCACATCGCGTTCCGCACCTACTCCAAGCACGACCTCGAGGCGGCCTTCTCCCTCGGGCTCGACTGA
- a CDS encoding DEDD exonuclease domain-containing protein, whose amino-acid sequence MSRWDAQMSFDELGRPLRDLTFCVVDLETTGGSAAGGSMITEVGAVKVRGGEVLGEFQTLVNPHAAIPPFIAVLTGISDSMVATAPSIETVLPAFLEFARGCVLVAHNAPFDVGFLQHFAAQQQRPWPAFEVVDTARLARRVITRDDAPNCKLSSLAVAFGSTTTPDHRALSDARATVDVLHGLMERLGGLGVHTLEELSTFSSKVSPAVRRKRHLAEHLPHAPGVYLFRDEQERVLYVGTSRDLRTRVRTYFTASENRARMGEMVRIATSVSHVVCATPLEARVRELRLIAAHTPKYNRRSRRPDKVHWLKLTVEPWPRLSLVRKVADDGADYLGPFGSRRTAERCVDALHESFPLRQCTGRLPLLPSRAPCVLAEMGRCLSPCDGSVDLDTYADLVARVRTALVADADAVVEALTARMQRLAGDERFEEAGSHRDRLAAFVRSASRTQRLGSLTRCPEVVAARREDDRRWAVHVVRHGRLAAAGVIPVEAHAGDWVTQLRASAETVVPGPGPAPAATAEETEQILRWLEQPGVRLVHVEGDWTSPARGAGRHLQVHDAVEASRRDLVPFDERRNLATTHQPVR is encoded by the coding sequence ATGAGCAGGTGGGACGCGCAGATGAGCTTCGACGAGCTGGGGCGTCCCCTGCGCGACCTCACCTTCTGCGTGGTCGACCTCGAGACCACCGGCGGCTCGGCCGCCGGCGGCTCGATGATCACCGAGGTCGGCGCGGTCAAGGTCCGGGGCGGCGAGGTCCTGGGCGAGTTCCAGACCCTGGTCAACCCGCACGCCGCGATCCCCCCGTTCATCGCCGTGCTCACCGGCATCTCCGACTCGATGGTGGCCACGGCGCCGTCGATCGAGACCGTGCTCCCGGCCTTCCTGGAGTTCGCCCGGGGCTGCGTGCTGGTGGCCCACAACGCCCCGTTCGACGTCGGCTTCCTCCAGCACTTCGCCGCGCAGCAGCAGCGCCCCTGGCCGGCCTTCGAGGTCGTCGACACGGCCAGGCTCGCGCGACGCGTGATCACCCGCGACGACGCCCCCAACTGCAAGCTCTCCTCCCTCGCGGTGGCCTTCGGGTCGACCACCACGCCCGACCACCGCGCGCTCTCCGACGCCCGCGCGACGGTCGACGTGCTGCACGGACTGATGGAGCGCCTCGGCGGCCTGGGCGTGCACACCCTGGAGGAGCTGTCGACCTTCAGCTCCAAGGTGAGCCCGGCGGTGCGCCGCAAGCGCCACCTGGCCGAGCACCTGCCCCACGCCCCCGGCGTCTACCTGTTCCGCGACGAGCAGGAGCGGGTGCTCTACGTCGGCACCTCGCGCGACCTGCGCACCCGGGTCCGGACCTACTTCACCGCCTCCGAGAACCGCGCCCGCATGGGCGAGATGGTGCGGATCGCGACCTCGGTGTCCCACGTCGTGTGCGCGACCCCGCTCGAGGCGCGCGTCCGCGAGCTGCGGCTGATCGCCGCCCACACCCCGAAGTACAACCGGCGCAGCCGGCGGCCCGACAAGGTGCACTGGCTCAAGCTGACGGTCGAGCCGTGGCCGCGGCTCTCCCTGGTCCGCAAGGTCGCCGACGACGGCGCCGACTACCTCGGCCCGTTCGGGTCGCGCCGCACCGCCGAGCGCTGCGTGGACGCCCTGCACGAGAGCTTCCCCCTGCGGCAGTGCACCGGGCGGCTCCCGCTGCTGCCCAGCCGCGCACCCTGCGTGCTGGCCGAGATGGGCCGCTGCCTGTCGCCCTGCGACGGCAGCGTCGACCTCGACACCTACGCCGACCTCGTCGCCCGGGTGCGCACCGCCCTGGTCGCGGACGCCGACGCGGTCGTCGAGGCCCTCACCGCCCGGATGCAGCGGCTGGCGGGCGACGAGCGCTTCGAGGAGGCGGGCTCCCACCGCGACCGGTTGGCGGCCTTCGTGCGGAGCGCCTCGCGGACCCAGCGGCTGGGCTCGCTCACCCGGTGCCCCGAGGTGGTGGCCGCGCGCCGCGAGGACGACCGACGCTGGGCGGTGCACGTGGTGCGCCACGGCCGGCTCGCGGCCGCCGGCGTGATCCCGGTCGAGGCGCACGCGGGCGACTGGGTGACCCAGCTGCGCGCCAGCGCCGAGACCGTCGTGCCCGGCCCCGGACCCGCCCCCGCGGCCACCGCCGAGGAGACCGAGCAGATCCTGCGCTGGCTGGAGCAGCCGGGGGTCCGGCTCGTGCACGTCGAGGGCGACTGGACCAGCCCGGCCCGGGGCGCCGGCCGCCACCTGCAGGTGCACGACGCGGTCGAGGCGTCGCGCCGCGACCTGGTCCCCTTCGACGAGCGCCGCAACCTCGCGACGACCCACCAACCGGTGCGCTGA
- a CDS encoding C40 family peptidase: MLDGWKDHHARATACVALTLGLTGLGLVSAGPAAASPESDLQQAAEAAQAKADSLAPQAETTARQHDRATRTLTSVRTRLDRLDARLDRERTLVETLRSQMAAEVVATHDTSGGTGAPAAEPRLSTGSETLLTNVTVVTEDTDGASQRLAEAGEAVQQLGERRVDLRQGLSRARDAEQRLQQRASRSSAALDRAQGRAAGLQARLDEIAAEKQAEKEAAQARQASGSVVDYAMAQVGKSYVWGAAGPSSFDCSGLTMAAWAQRGVSLPHSSSAQYSSGQRISESELQPGDLVFYYSPISHVGIYVGNGQIVNALNPSSGVQVSGLHDMPYVGAVRPG, translated from the coding sequence GTGCTCGACGGTTGGAAAGACCACCATGCCCGCGCGACCGCCTGTGTCGCACTCACCCTCGGCCTGACCGGACTCGGACTCGTCTCCGCCGGCCCCGCCGCCGCCAGTCCCGAGAGCGACCTCCAGCAGGCCGCGGAGGCCGCCCAGGCCAAGGCCGACTCGCTCGCCCCCCAGGCGGAGACCACCGCCCGGCAGCACGACCGGGCGACCCGGACCCTGACGTCCGTGCGCACGCGCCTGGACCGCCTCGACGCCCGGCTGGACCGCGAGCGCACGCTCGTGGAGACGCTCCGGTCCCAGATGGCGGCCGAGGTCGTCGCCACCCACGACACGTCGGGCGGCACCGGTGCCCCCGCGGCCGAGCCCCGGCTCAGCACCGGCTCGGAGACCCTGCTGACCAACGTCACCGTGGTCACCGAGGACACCGACGGCGCCAGCCAGCGCCTCGCCGAGGCCGGCGAGGCCGTGCAGCAGCTGGGCGAGCGTCGGGTCGACCTGCGCCAGGGACTGTCGCGTGCGCGCGACGCCGAGCAGCGCCTGCAGCAGCGCGCGTCGCGCTCGAGCGCGGCGCTCGACCGCGCCCAGGGCCGCGCCGCCGGCCTGCAGGCCAGGCTCGACGAGATCGCCGCCGAGAAGCAGGCCGAGAAGGAGGCCGCGCAGGCTCGCCAGGCGTCCGGCTCGGTCGTCGACTACGCCATGGCGCAGGTCGGCAAGTCCTACGTCTGGGGTGCCGCCGGCCCGAGCTCGTTCGACTGCTCCGGCCTCACCATGGCCGCCTGGGCGCAGCGGGGCGTCTCGCTGCCGCACAGCTCGAGCGCGCAGTACTCTTCGGGACAGCGAATCTCCGAGAGCGAGCTGCAGCCTGGTGACCTGGTCTTCTACTACAGCCCGATCAGCCACGTCGGCATCTACGTCGGCAACGGTCAGATCGTGAACGCCCTCAACCCGAGCTCCGGCGTCCAGGTCAGCGGCCTGCACGACATGCCGTACGTCGGTGCGGTCCGGCCCGGCTGA
- a CDS encoding M48 family metallopeptidase: MSTPSSPRRSTAAPATPTGRAASWGLAVASLVLFVALAAWLVPWSWVPGGRPVAVRPDEVLTASQISRAETYAALQRHLGWASLATSTVVSLVLGLTPLGARVVARIPGRWWVRALLATFLVLLVGRLATLPFALLSRRHALAYGLTDQALAGWLRDRAVQLGVSWVYAALVVLLVVGAARRAPRQWPVVVGTVAATLVVLGSWLYPLAVEPLFNRFVPLPDGQLRSRILELAREEGVPVSDVLVADASRRTTTLNAYVSGLGSTRRVVLYDNLVEGVPQRETLVIVAHELGHARAHDVAIGTGLGAVGVLFGGGLLGVVLRRRLLGRAGATSVGQPEVVPLVLALVAVGTLLASPVQNTVSRAIEARADRASLAATGDERGFEEVQVQLAVRALADPAPPAWSQFWFGSHPTLVQRIGIARALDDGRR; this comes from the coding sequence GTGAGCACGCCGTCGTCCCCGCGCCGGTCCACCGCCGCCCCCGCGACACCGACCGGTCGGGCGGCCTCCTGGGGGCTGGCGGTCGCCTCGCTCGTGCTGTTCGTGGCGCTGGCCGCCTGGCTGGTCCCGTGGTCGTGGGTGCCGGGAGGTCGCCCGGTCGCCGTCCGACCCGACGAGGTGCTCACCGCGTCGCAGATCAGCCGCGCCGAGACGTACGCCGCGCTGCAGCGCCACCTCGGGTGGGCCAGCCTGGCGACCTCGACCGTGGTCTCGCTCGTCCTCGGGCTCACGCCCCTGGGCGCACGCGTGGTGGCCCGGATCCCGGGGCGCTGGTGGGTGCGGGCGCTGCTCGCGACCTTCCTCGTGCTGCTGGTGGGACGGCTGGCCACGTTGCCGTTCGCGCTGCTCTCCCGCCGCCACGCGCTCGCCTACGGCCTGACCGACCAGGCGCTGGCCGGGTGGCTGCGGGACCGGGCCGTGCAGCTCGGCGTCTCCTGGGTGTACGCCGCCCTGGTGGTCCTGCTCGTCGTCGGGGCCGCCCGACGCGCCCCCCGGCAGTGGCCCGTGGTCGTCGGGACGGTGGCCGCCACGCTGGTGGTGCTGGGGTCGTGGCTCTACCCGCTGGCGGTCGAGCCGCTGTTCAACCGGTTCGTGCCGCTGCCGGACGGACAGCTCCGCTCACGCATCCTCGAGCTGGCGCGCGAGGAGGGGGTGCCGGTCTCCGACGTCCTGGTCGCGGACGCCTCGCGTCGCACGACCACCCTGAACGCCTACGTCTCGGGCCTGGGGAGCACCCGCCGGGTCGTGCTCTACGACAACCTGGTGGAGGGGGTGCCGCAGCGCGAGACCCTGGTGATCGTGGCCCACGAGCTGGGACACGCCCGGGCGCACGACGTCGCGATCGGCACCGGTCTCGGGGCGGTCGGCGTGCTCTTCGGGGGCGGCCTGCTCGGCGTCGTCCTGCGACGCCGGCTGCTCGGCCGTGCCGGGGCCACCTCCGTGGGGCAGCCCGAGGTGGTGCCGCTGGTGCTGGCCCTGGTCGCCGTCGGGACGTTGCTGGCCAGCCCGGTGCAGAACACCGTCAGCCGGGCCATCGAGGCCCGGGCGGATCGTGCGTCGCTGGCCGCCACGGGTGACGAGCGGGGCTTCGAGGAGGTCCAGGTGCAGCTGGCCGTGCGTGCCCTGGCAGATCCCGCGCCCCCGGCGTGGAGCCAGTTCTGGTTCGGCTCCCACCCCACGCTGGTGCAGCGGATCGGGATCGCGCGGGCCCTCGACGACGGTCGGCGCTAG
- a CDS encoding Flp family type IVb pilin has protein sequence MRHLLPTARRDEHGASAVEYGLLGAAIAAIIVVLVFAIGKLVQGGFSTTCTSLATGTSSTQTC, from the coding sequence CTGCGCCACCTGCTCCCGACCGCCCGCCGCGACGAGCACGGCGCCTCCGCCGTCGAGTACGGCCTGCTCGGCGCCGCCATCGCCGCCATCATCGTGGTGCTGGTCTTCGCCATCGGCAAGCTGGTCCAGGGCGGCTTCTCCACCACCTGCACCTCGTTGGCGACCGGCACCTCCTCGACCCAGACCTGCTAG
- a CDS encoding Flp family type IVb pilin produces the protein MRPRDRSAGEQGSSAIEYSLLVAGIAAVLVMVVMAVGGQTLGLFGQTCDSMRAGSSGSLGATTC, from the coding sequence TTGCGCCCACGCGACCGCAGCGCCGGCGAGCAGGGCTCGTCGGCGATCGAGTACAGCCTGCTCGTCGCCGGGATCGCGGCCGTCCTCGTGATGGTCGTGATGGCGGTGGGCGGGCAGACGCTGGGTCTGTTCGGCCAGACCTGCGACTCGATGAGGGCCGGCTCCTCCGGGTCGCTCGGCGCCACGACCTGCTGA
- a CDS encoding Flp family type IVb pilin, translated as MLEFLRNLLLPSRRDENGASAVEYGLLVAAIAAIIVVLVFAIGNLVKGGFKTTCSSLATGQNTTSASCN; from the coding sequence ATGCTCGAGTTCCTGCGCAACCTGCTCCTGCCCAGCCGTCGCGACGAGAACGGCGCCTCCGCCGTCGAGTACGGCCTGCTGGTCGCCGCCATCGCCGCGATCATCGTGGTGCTCGTCTTCGCCATCGGCAACCTGGTCAAGGGCGGCTTCAAGACGACCTGCAGCTCGCTGGCCACCGGCCAGAACACGACCTCCGCCAGCTGCAACTAG
- a CDS encoding response regulator transcription factor, protein MTTVLLIDDHELIRQGLAGAFGRADTFEVVGQAGSVSEGLALAEQLDPDVVVTDVRLPDGSGLDVVRALRRQSKEIGLVVLTMYAGDEQLFAAMDAGASGFVGKDAPTSTVLSAARQATVSPLTFTCTGLAEALMRRMRSGAPRLTDRERQVLDLLAEGLGVSAIAGRLYLSESTAKSHIGRIYDKLGAANRAQALVTAMRLGLIDSAAPPA, encoded by the coding sequence ATGACGACCGTGCTCTTGATCGACGACCACGAGCTCATCCGGCAGGGTCTGGCCGGCGCCTTCGGCCGCGCCGACACCTTCGAGGTCGTGGGCCAGGCCGGGTCGGTCTCGGAGGGCCTGGCGCTGGCCGAGCAGCTGGACCCCGACGTGGTGGTCACCGACGTGCGCCTGCCCGACGGCTCGGGCCTCGACGTCGTGCGTGCGCTGCGGCGGCAGAGCAAGGAGATCGGGCTCGTCGTGCTGACGATGTACGCCGGGGACGAGCAGCTCTTCGCCGCCATGGACGCCGGCGCGTCCGGCTTCGTGGGCAAGGACGCCCCCACCTCGACCGTGCTGAGCGCCGCCCGCCAGGCCACGGTGTCCCCCCTGACCTTCACCTGCACGGGCCTCGCGGAGGCCCTGATGCGCCGGATGCGGTCGGGGGCCCCGCGGCTGACCGACCGCGAGCGCCAGGTCCTCGACCTGCTCGCCGAGGGGCTCGGCGTCAGCGCCATCGCCGGACGGCTCTACCTGAGCGAGTCCACGGCCAAGAGCCACATCGGCCGGATCTACGACAAGCTCGGCGCCGCCAACCGCGCCCAGGCCCTGGTCACCGCGATGCGGCTCGGCCTCATCGACAGCGCCGCCCCGCCCGCCTGA
- a CDS encoding sensor histidine kinase — MSDLGRTVLAARVFTLAALVPLAVLAGPGQLGSALLVLLTAAAAIALSATRRWSHGTVALGEGVLIAVVSALTFPDQATVMPYLVVPVLVATLDRGRRGLLTTLAAEALTLVVAWALVAQRWDRDFSAGVALWLATGAGVGMLSLWLRRPVVTGDTDSSYRSAVALIRRLQTLSTRLSGGLDAVSLAEQVMEEADLVVPLRAAGVFTRSPSGAMVPLRYTAGTQPGAMAWAEEMSTRCWDYEAMMLRERRLALPLVSNDEIIAVLVVEALQVVEAGAALELRTKLGRHAVQLQAALLFGRVRDDAMTQERQRIAREVHDGVAQDVASLGYLVDNLAGGTQDPDQLERIVQLRGEVTRVVAELRHSIFDLRHELANSAGLGESLSAYANQVGTTSPMTVHVTLDEEGPRLPRDQEFELMRIAQEAMNNARKHSGGDNLWLRCTVRSPYAEVEVRDDGVRDHQPRADSQGLKIMRERSEAIGADLDVEAPEAERPGTRVVVRVGAPTR; from the coding sequence GTGAGCGATCTCGGGCGGACCGTCCTCGCGGCCCGTGTCTTCACCCTCGCCGCGCTGGTGCCGCTGGCCGTGCTGGCCGGGCCGGGCCAGCTCGGCAGCGCGCTGCTCGTCCTGCTGACCGCCGCGGCCGCCATCGCGCTCTCGGCGACTCGGCGCTGGTCGCACGGTACCGTGGCCCTCGGCGAGGGCGTGCTGATCGCGGTCGTCTCGGCGCTGACCTTCCCCGACCAGGCGACGGTGATGCCCTACCTCGTGGTCCCGGTGCTCGTGGCCACGCTCGACCGCGGCCGGCGCGGGCTGCTCACCACGCTGGCCGCCGAGGCCCTCACGCTGGTCGTGGCCTGGGCGCTGGTCGCCCAGCGCTGGGACCGGGACTTCTCCGCCGGCGTCGCCCTGTGGCTGGCCACCGGGGCGGGAGTGGGGATGCTCTCGCTGTGGCTGCGGCGACCCGTGGTCACCGGCGACACCGACTCCTCCTACCGCAGCGCCGTGGCCCTGATCCGGCGCCTGCAGACCCTCTCCACCCGCCTCAGCGGCGGCCTGGACGCCGTCTCGCTGGCGGAGCAGGTGATGGAGGAGGCCGACCTCGTGGTGCCGCTGCGCGCCGCCGGCGTCTTCACCCGCTCCCCCAGCGGCGCCATGGTGCCGCTGCGCTACACCGCCGGCACCCAGCCGGGGGCGATGGCCTGGGCCGAGGAGATGTCCACGCGCTGCTGGGACTACGAGGCCATGATGCTCCGGGAGCGTCGCCTGGCCCTGCCGCTGGTGTCCAACGACGAGATCATCGCCGTGCTCGTGGTGGAGGCGCTGCAGGTCGTCGAGGCGGGTGCCGCGCTGGAGCTGCGCACCAAGCTCGGCCGGCACGCGGTCCAGCTCCAGGCGGCCCTGCTCTTCGGCCGGGTGCGCGACGACGCCATGACGCAGGAGCGCCAGCGGATCGCCCGCGAGGTGCACGACGGCGTGGCCCAGGACGTGGCCAGCCTGGGCTACCTGGTCGACAACCTGGCCGGCGGCACCCAGGACCCCGACCAGCTCGAGCGCATCGTGCAGCTGCGCGGCGAGGTCACCCGCGTCGTGGCCGAGCTGCGGCACTCGATCTTCGACCTGCGCCACGAGCTGGCCAACAGCGCCGGGCTCGGCGAGAGCCTGTCGGCGTACGCCAACCAGGTCGGCACCACCTCACCCATGACCGTGCACGTCACCCTCGACGAGGAGGGCCCGCGGCTCCCCCGCGACCAGGAGTTCGAGCTGATGCGCATCGCCCAGGAGGCGATGAACAACGCCCGCAAGCACTCCGGCGGCGACAACCTGTGGCTGCGCTGCACCGTGCGGTCGCCGTACGCCGAGGTGGAGGTGCGCGACGACGGCGTCCGCGACCACCAGCCCCGCGCGGACTCCCAGGGCTTGAAGATCATGCGCGAGCGATCGGAGGCGATCGGCGCCGACCTCGACGTCGAGGCACCCGAGGCCGAGCGGCCGGGCACCCGCGTCGTCGTCCGGGTCGGGGCCCCGACCCGCTAG
- a CDS encoding type II secretion system F family protein, whose product MTLVMLVGGVVLIFAALFLALASVGGLTRESAGVGRSLQVLEALTTLPDDMRAEADAPFKDRVLFPLLARATGLGRRLTPADSNERIREKLERAGNPPGWTVERVIAGKVVGFGVALPATLLLLVVMGVSFPVTLGVTMLASLIGYNIPNLYLSQRASDRNEKLQRALPDAIDLLTISVESGLGFDAAVAQVARNTEGPLSEEFARMLQEMQIGRGRSDALRSLADRTDLPDLRAFVSAMVQADAFGIPVGQVLRVQSSEIRVKRRQWAEEMAQKVPVKILVPLVFCILPCLFIAVLGPAGITIMENFSGRMGG is encoded by the coding sequence ATGACGCTCGTGATGCTGGTGGGCGGGGTCGTGCTGATCTTCGCCGCCCTCTTCCTCGCGCTCGCCTCCGTGGGCGGCCTGACCCGCGAGAGCGCGGGCGTGGGCCGCTCGCTGCAGGTGCTCGAGGCGCTCACCACCCTGCCCGACGACATGCGCGCCGAGGCCGACGCGCCGTTCAAGGACCGGGTGCTGTTCCCGCTCCTGGCCCGCGCGACCGGCCTGGGGCGGCGCCTGACGCCGGCCGACTCCAACGAGCGGATCCGCGAGAAGCTCGAGCGGGCGGGCAACCCGCCCGGCTGGACCGTCGAGCGGGTGATCGCGGGCAAGGTCGTGGGCTTCGGCGTCGCCCTGCCCGCGACGCTGCTGCTGCTCGTGGTCATGGGGGTCTCCTTCCCGGTCACCCTCGGCGTCACCATGCTGGCCTCGCTCATCGGCTACAACATCCCCAACCTCTACCTGTCGCAGCGCGCCAGCGACCGCAACGAGAAGCTCCAGCGGGCGCTCCCCGACGCCATCGACCTGCTCACCATCTCGGTGGAGTCGGGGCTCGGCTTCGACGCCGCCGTGGCCCAGGTGGCCCGCAACACCGAGGGCCCGCTGTCGGAGGAGTTCGCCCGGATGCTGCAGGAGATGCAGATCGGTCGCGGCCGCTCCGACGCGCTCCGCTCCCTGGCCGACCGCACCGACCTGCCCGACCTGCGCGCGTTCGTCAGCGCCATGGTCCAGGCGGACGCCTTCGGCATCCCCGTCGGCCAGGTGCTGCGCGTGCAGTCCTCCGAGATCCGGGTCAAGCGACGCCAGTGGGCCGAGGAGATGGCGCAGAAGGTGCCGGTCAAGATCCTGGTCCCGCTGGTCTTCTGCATCCTTCCCTGCCTGTTCATCGCCGTCCTCGGGCCGGCCGGCATCACGATCATGGAGAACTTCTCGGGCAGAATGGGCGGGTGA
- a CDS encoding type II secretion system F family protein, with protein MSPRRLLVAAALLALGGPTALLVAPAGAAPATGSGAGIDHAQPTDEGVKLLVTVPATGEVDPAGVAVSIGGTGVDSTAELAASTDDVRRTTILAIDTSDSMRGARIEAARTAAETYLSTVPANVEVGVVSFDADVQVLVPPTIDRGRARAAVANLRLTRSTALYDGVLGALEALGPDGDDAGQRSVLVLSDGKDTTDTSLSTVVKAVRDSGAQLDVVSLDQGGEAAQPLQLLAQAGRGEVIDASGDSLTTAFRNEADALARQLVVTAEVPGGTSTSEDVTVEVPVDGVPVTASAYLPVRASASTAPREDPTPQAAGPVAALGPRFELSQLVVYGGVGAIGLGLVGLVSVMAFAGPSVSKDDKLRKQLEAYGVFGAPTSSTGSPQAGPGSLGQSATHAAESVLAGREGLEEKIAASLNAAGMSLKPAEWLLLHAGTTVGAGALGLLLGRGNVLVGLLLLALGAVAPRVYLSLRRARRIKAFSTNLPDTLQLMAGSLSAGLSLAQSIDTIVKEGGEPIATEFRRVIVESRLGVTLEDSMEGVGERMQSKDFAWVVMAIRIQREVGGNLAELLLQVAATLREREYLRRHVRALSAEGRLSAWVLGGLPPGFLGYLTLAKPDYVMVLYTTPVGWVLLGVMALLLTVGVLWMAKVGKVDV; from the coding sequence GTGAGCCCTCGCCGGCTCCTCGTCGCGGCGGCACTGCTCGCCCTCGGGGGGCCGACGGCGCTGCTGGTCGCCCCGGCCGGGGCCGCCCCCGCGACCGGCTCCGGCGCCGGCATCGACCACGCCCAGCCGACCGACGAGGGCGTCAAGCTGCTCGTCACCGTGCCGGCGACCGGTGAGGTCGACCCTGCGGGCGTCGCGGTCTCGATCGGGGGCACCGGCGTCGACTCGACGGCCGAGCTCGCCGCCAGCACCGACGACGTGCGCCGCACCACGATCCTGGCCATCGACACCAGCGACAGCATGCGCGGCGCCCGCATCGAGGCCGCCCGCACGGCCGCGGAGACCTACCTGTCGACCGTCCCGGCCAACGTCGAGGTCGGCGTGGTCTCCTTCGACGCCGACGTCCAGGTGCTGGTCCCGCCGACCATCGACCGGGGGCGCGCCCGCGCCGCCGTCGCCAACCTGCGGCTCACCCGCAGCACCGCGCTGTACGACGGCGTGCTCGGCGCACTGGAGGCCCTCGGCCCCGACGGCGACGACGCCGGGCAGCGCAGCGTCCTGGTGCTCTCCGACGGCAAGGACACCACGGACACCTCCCTCTCGACGGTCGTCAAGGCGGTGCGGGACTCGGGGGCCCAGCTCGACGTCGTCTCGCTCGACCAGGGCGGGGAAGCCGCGCAGCCGCTCCAGCTGCTCGCCCAGGCCGGTCGTGGCGAGGTCATCGACGCCAGCGGCGACTCCCTGACCACCGCCTTCCGCAACGAGGCCGACGCCCTGGCGCGCCAGCTGGTGGTCACGGCGGAGGTCCCCGGCGGCACGAGCACGAGCGAGGACGTCACCGTCGAGGTGCCCGTGGACGGCGTCCCCGTCACCGCCTCGGCGTACCTCCCGGTCCGCGCGAGCGCCTCCACCGCGCCGCGCGAGGACCCCACCCCCCAGGCGGCCGGACCGGTGGCCGCGCTCGGTCCCCGCTTCGAGCTCAGCCAGCTCGTCGTCTACGGCGGGGTCGGCGCGATCGGCCTCGGACTGGTCGGACTGGTCTCGGTCATGGCCTTCGCCGGCCCGTCGGTCTCCAAGGACGACAAGCTCCGCAAGCAGCTGGAGGCGTACGGCGTCTTCGGCGCCCCCACGTCGAGCACCGGGAGCCCCCAGGCCGGTCCGGGGTCGCTGGGCCAGAGCGCCACCCACGCGGCCGAGTCCGTGCTCGCCGGCCGCGAGGGCCTCGAGGAGAAGATCGCCGCGTCTCTCAACGCCGCCGGCATGTCCCTCAAGCCGGCGGAGTGGCTGCTGCTCCACGCCGGCACCACCGTGGGCGCAGGCGCGCTCGGCCTGCTGCTGGGCCGCGGCAACGTCCTGGTCGGGCTGCTCCTGCTCGCCCTGGGTGCCGTCGCACCCCGGGTCTACCTCTCGCTCAGGCGCGCTCGTCGCATCAAGGCGTTCAGCACCAACCTGCCCGACACCCTGCAGCTGATGGCCGGCAGCCTCTCGGCCGGTCTGTCGCTGGCCCAGTCGATCGACACGATCGTCAAGGAGGGCGGCGAGCCGATCGCCACGGAGTTCCGCCGCGTCATCGTCGAGAGCCGCCTCGGCGTCACCCTCGAGGACTCGATGGAGGGCGTCGGCGAGCGGATGCAGAGCAAGGACTTCGCCTGGGTGGTCATGGCCATCCGGATCCAGCGCGAGGTCGGCGGCAACCTGGCCGAGCTGCTGCTCCAGGTCGCCGCGACGCTGCGCGAGCGGGAGTACCTGCGCCGCCACGTGCGCGCCCTCAGCGCCGAGGGCCGGCTCTCGGCCTGGGTGCTGGGCGGCCTGCCCCCCGGCTTCCTGGGCTACCTGACGCTGGCGAAGCCGGACTACGTGATGGTGCTCTACACCACGCCCGTGGGCTGGGTGCTGCTCGGCGTGATGGCCCTGCTGCTCACCGTCGGGGTGCTCTGGATGGCCAAGGTCGGGAAGGTGGACGTATGA